One Anolis carolinensis isolate JA03-04 chromosome 5, rAnoCar3.1.pri, whole genome shotgun sequence DNA segment encodes these proteins:
- the hcfc2 gene encoding host cell factor 2 → MAADAAALNWRRVSSFTGPVPRSRHGHRAAAIRELVIIFGGGNEGIADELHVYNTATNQWFLPAVRGDIPPGCAAHGFVCDGTRILVFGGMVEYGRYSNDLYELQASRWLWKKMKPQHPSTGLPPCPRLGHSFSLYGNKCYLFGGLANESEDSNNNIPRYLNDFYELELQHGSGITGWNIPVTKGVLPSPRESHTAVIYCRKDSGNAKMFIFGGMSGCRLNDLWELDIESMTWSKLESKGTVPLPRSLHTANVIGNKMYVFGGWVPQNIDENLSSQDGEWKCTGSFSYLNLDTMEWIGLISDCQEDKNNLLPGPRAGHCAVVVGTRLYVWSGRDGYRKAWNNQVCCKDLWYLDTEKPPAPSAVQLIRATTNSFQVKWDEVPTVEGYLLQLNLDVPTPVAEMPITVVPEASSGIKLDLHSQTLNKAPNNVQVSISETKGKVLEPDNAKKNHSISKEPGASLRLPGSTLVNVTELLDFDSRSQKLDTSVSGIASTAQNVASQQAVKTESSSTNGAALKDETSLTAATSKPEAKEPTMSSTRDTSISSALQLPKTSPPKQNARLRMQERRWHDVGIFQSNNGLVNQFYLLTEEKAFISGKGDNVDVPNDTLLKKQDLTPGTLYRFRVAAINGCGVGPFSKVSEFKTCIPGFPGAPSIVKISKSADCIHLSWEPPVSPSGNILEYSAYLAIRTTQLHENPSQLMFMKIYCGLKTSCTVTAAQLANAHVDHTSKPAIVFRISAKNERGYGPATQVRWLQETKTSGSK, encoded by the exons ATGGCGGCGGACGCCGCTGCCCTCAACTGGAGGCGAGTGTCTTCCTTCACGGGGCCGGTGCCTCGATCCCGCCACGGGCACCGCGCCGCCGCCATCCGCGAGCTGGTCATCATCTTCGGAGGCGGGAACGAGGGCATCGCAGACGAGCTCCACGTCTACAACACCG CTACAAACCAGTGGTTTCTTCCTGCTGTTAGAGGCGATATTCCGCCAGGCTGTGCAGCCCATGGATTTGTTTGTGATGGTACCAGAATACTGGTATTCGGAGGAATGGTTGAATATGGAAGATACAGTAATGATTTATATGAATTACAG GCAAGTCGATGGCTGTGGAAGAAAATGAAACCCCAACATCCATCAACAGGCTTGCCACCTTGTCCTCGCCTCGGCCACAGCTTTTCTTTGTATGGTAACAAGTGTTACTTATTTGGAGGACTAGCAAATGAGAGTGAAGACTCTAATAACAATATTCCCAG GtatttaaatgatttttatgAGTTGGAGCTACAGCATGGTTCAGGAATCACAGGCTGGAATATTCCAGTAACCAAAGGTGTTCTGCCTTCACCCAGAGAATCTCATACAGCCGTTATATACTGTAGGAAAGACTCTGGAAATGCAAAGATGTTTATCTTTGGAGGGATGTCTGGCTGTCGACTTAATGACCTTTGGGAGCTTGACATTG aATCAATGACTTGGTCGAAATTAGAATCTAAAGGGACAGTGCCACTTCCTCGTAGTCTCCATACAGCCAATGTAATAGGAAACAA AATGTATGTTTTTGGTGGATGGGTTCCACAGAACATAGATGAAAACTTATCTTCTCAAGATGGAGAATGGAAATGTACTGGCTCGTTTTCTTACTTAAACTTAG ATACTATGGAATGGATAGGTCTAATCTCAGATTGTCAGGAAGACAAAAATAACTTGTTGCCTGGCCCAAGAGCTGGTCATTGTGCTGTTGTAGTTGGAACTCGTTTGTATGTATGGAGTGGCAGAGATGGCTACCGGAAAGCTTGGAACAATCAAGTTTGTTGCAAAGATCTTTGGTATCTCGATACAG AGAAACCACCAGCACCCTCAGCGGTACAGCTAATCCGAGCAACTACTAATTCATTTCAAGTTAAGTGGGATGAAGTACCTACTGTGGAAGGGTAtcttcttcagttgaatttggaTGTTCCAACACCTGTGGCTGAAATGCCCATTACTGTGGTTCCTGAGGCATCTTCAG GAATCAAGTTGGATCTTCACAGCCAAACTCTCAATAAAGCTCCGAACAAT GTACAAGTTTCTATTTCTGAGACTAAAGGAAAGGTTTTGGAACCTGACAATGCAAAGAAAAACCATTCCATTTCCAAAGAGCCTGGTGCCTCTTTACGTTTACCTGGTAGCACTTTAG TAAATGTGACTGAATTACTTGACTTTGACTCAAGATCTCAAAAACTGGACACTTCCGTATCCGGTATTGCCTCTACTGCACAAAATGTGGCATCCCAGCAGGCTGTTAAAACTGAGTCATCAAGTACAAATGGGGCAGCTTTAAAAGATGAAACTTCATTAACAGCAGCCACGTCAAAACCTGAAG CTAAAGAGCCAACTATGTCCTCAACTAGAGACACTTCTATTAGTTCAGCTCTACAATTGCCT AAAACATCGCCGCCCAAACAGAATGCAAGGTTGAGAATGCAAGAACGAAGGTGGCATGATGTTGGTATTTTTCAAAGCAACAATGGTTTAGTGAACCAATTTTATTTACTAACAGAAGAAAAGGCCTTTATTTCTGGCAAG gGAGACAATGTAGATGTTCCCAATGACACTTTACTTAAGAAACAGGATCTTACTCCTGGCACCTTATACAGGTTCAGAGTTGCTGCAATCAATGGCTGTGGTGTAGGGCCATTCAGTAAAGTCAGTGAATTCAAAACCTGCATCCCTGGATTTCCTGGCGCGCCTTCCATTGTCAAAATTAGCAAG agtGCTGATTGTATTCACCTTTCATGGGAGCCTCCTGTTTCGCCTTCAGGAAATATCTTGGAATATTCCGCCTACTTGGCTATAAGAACCACCCAGCTCCATGAGAATCCTAGTCAGCTTATGTTTATGAAAATCTATTGTGGCCTTAAGACCTCATGTACAGTGACTGCTGCGCAGCTTGCAAATGCCCATGTTGATCACACATCCAAACCTGCCATTGTGTTCCGGATCTCAGCCAAGAACGAGAGGGGATATGGACCAGCCACACAAGTTCGGTGGCTTCAAG aAACGAAAACATCAGGTTCAAAATAG